In the genome of Suncus etruscus isolate mSunEtr1 chromosome 3, mSunEtr1.pri.cur, whole genome shotgun sequence, the window cgcgatgccaggtgtgacccaaaaacaaaaacaaaaaaaaagtatattcagGGTCTATTTCAGGTTGTTGAATCATTTTAATTAACAAAGATGAACAAGTGTAGTTGTTTTTAAGCTGTAGTATTTGAAGTATATCCTTCTGAAATAAGGATTTGTGTGAAAGAGATAATGATAAGACTTCATTTAAGGTATTTTTTTCCTCCTATTCAACTTCTCTTATTAAATCTAATGAAATTAATGTCCAGAATATCGGTGATTTTCAATCTactggctttttaaaaaatgtgattgattttctcttttttttttctagtcccTAAAGAAAGTTGGCAAAGATTCCACTGTTCTGCTAATCTGTATCACTGTGTTTCTTTCGTACCTTCCTGAAGCTGGACAGTattcaagtttttttctttatctcaggCAGGTGCGTAGTGGTGGACATATAATTAGCTTTTGAACAtgggaaaataaaagatgggTCTAAAGGTATTTGGGGGCAAGATTATAGAAAAAGAAGTTGTGTGAATGTACACATATTAATGTAAGCTTTTATATAAGGAGTCAACTTTTAATgcagtgttttaaaaaataaaagtttttactGGGGGAAATTTCCTTGAGAGTTACatgtaaagagaaataaaaattgaatttatgATGATTTAGCCTTTAATATTTAGACTTCAGGTTTAGTTTTTAATCGTTTTATTTtagcactgtagttacaaaattgttcattttggggccgggcggtggcgctggaggtaaggtgcctgccttgcctgcgctaacctaggatggaccgcggttcgatcccccggcgtcccatatggtcccccaagaagccaggagcaacttctgagcgtatagccaggagtaacccctgagcctcagggtgtggcccaaaaaccaaaaaaaaaaaaaaaaaaaaaaattgttcattttaagtcatacaatttatatcatccttcaccagtgcacccttcccaccactgatgtctcctgtttccctcccgCCTCCTGCCTCTgtcttgctctagggcaggcaatttctctgtttctttctctgtctctgtctctctctgtctctctgtctatttCTAAGAAAGTGGTACCATGCATATTTATCTctgttcagcacccagttcttgtccagagagatcaattccaactatcattgtcatagtatcCCTTTTTTGTCCTAACTGcactgttccactatttgtggcaagcttccttccatggagtggtccttctggccctcagctCTATtgctctggatattattaccatactatcttttatttttgctatatcccacaaatgagggaAATTattctgtctctccttttcccccagacttatttcactcagcataatacttcatatccattcatgtataagcaaatttcatgacttcaatttccTAAGAACTGCATcgttttccattgtgtagatgtaccacaatttctttagccactcacttaagttgtttctagattctggctattgtgaatagtggtgcAGTGAACGTAGGGATgcaaagggcttttctgcattgttttgcattgctcctagggtatattcctaaaagtgaaattgctgggttatatggaagctcaatttctagtgtgtttgttggtttttttgggggagggttgttttggttttgatttttggaccacacccggcaggggttactcctgattctgcactcagaaattgctcctggcagactcaggggaccagatgggatgctgggacttgaaccctggttcatcccaggtcagccatgtgcaaggcaaacaccctactgctgtgctctttttttttttgccctctttttttttttttttttcaatttctagttctttgatgaatattcatattattttccataaaagttggaccagtaaacattcccaccagcagtaaatgaatcCCCTTTCTCCCCGTATCtgtgccagcactaattgttctggttctttgtgatatgtaccagtctctgtggtatgagatgttaTCTTGctgttatatatttgtttttggcatttgagatgtttccagattttggctattgtgaagaatgaacataggagtgcagaggacttttctgcattgtgtttatGGGCccaagggtatattcccaggagcagtattACTGTTGAATGGAATCCTAGGTTTTTGAGGATTGTCCATATTGTTACAGAAATGTTTCCTTTTGGGAGTGAAttatgtttttggatttttgggccacaccagtcaaTCTTttagcaaggcaaaagctctatccactgtgctgtctctggccccaagaaatgttTCTTTATACTTTGTTCTATGAGGTCTAGATATAAAGTACTCGTTTAATAGTTCCGATTTTTGGCACTGCCTTAATTTGCACTTTCAAGGTTTTATGACCTCTTCTCAGCTATTTATTCtattaggagttttttttttagtaaaatacttagtttttgggccacacccggcagtgctcaggggttactcctggctgtctgctcagaaatagctcctggcaggcacgggggaccatatgggacaccttaggtcctggatctgctgcttgcaaggcaaacaccgctgtgctatttctctgggccctctttagtaaaatatttaacatgaaGTACTTTCTATCCACAGGTTATAGGTTTTGGATCTGTTAAAATTGCTGCATTTATAGCTATGGTAGGAATTCTGTCCATTGTGGCTCAGGTAAGTGTTTACCCCTTTTTAAAAGATGctttgagaaataactaaattgctAGGAAGCTGCAGTGATGTTTATTACGATTCCTAGTGCCCTTATCTTGGTCCCTCCCCCTGCCATGGTAGCATCATTTATGCTACCATGTATCTATGATATAATATCAATGTCAAGAATCTAATGTGAATACATTCCACAAAACTATTACCTTtttttggaggctggagagatagcatagcagtagggcatttgccttgcacacaacagatccaggacagacagtgatggCCAACCAAGTActatttctggcaccatatatagccccctgagcagagccagaaatatatcCTGATCAACAACCCCGTtcagctcaaaacaaaacaaaattacaaaaacataaGCAACCAAAAAAAggtaatagttttttgttttgttttgttttgtttttcctttggttttgtgtcatacccagtggctctcgggttattcctggctctgtgctcagaaatcactcctggcagtcttgggggaccatattggataccaggaattaaacccaggtttgtcccaggtcggccagatgcaaggcaaaaccctaccactatgctatctctccagccccagcaacacCAAGATTTTAATTTAAGGTATTATGAAATAACTTTAGTAGAGGATTTTgatgttattttaaatgttgaaatataaagaagccccaaaaaacaaggaaaaaaaagaaagagaaaaaaaatgaaatataaagagGCTTGAGAATAAATTCCAAACTTCATCCTGTACTAagttcctcctttctcttccactttccaataaacttttctaccttctaactaaaacaataaaagtaaattcCACTTTCTGCTATTTTTAAGTTAACAAATATGAGTGTATTAAATACCTGGCAGGGTGGCTAAATAGcatagtggggaaggcacttttcttgcaggTCTCTAACCAGGTTTTGATCCTTCCcccacatttggtcccctaagcccactaagaatgatccctaagcacagaaccatgcATGAGTAAATCTAGAGCACCCAAGAAAACAAGACACTGACACTGCTTGGAGGCCATgagcctccttttttttttttttttttccattttggggccacactgttgtgcttaggagttattcttggctctgcacttaaaaatcacttctgatggtctTTTGAGGACTaaaatggatgccagggatcaaacctgggtcagctacatggaatgcaaatgccctatatgtCATATCTTTCCAGTCCTTTTCTCTTGTACTCCACtcccctcttctcttccattcccccaaaataattttgacaAGCGTTAGAATTAACAAGGGCAATAGGCTTTTATTAACTCCTTTATCAGCAAATGTAAATTAAGTTACACTTAGCGGTTtgctggtatttttgttttggctttttaatttaattggtcCATCAATTAACCAAAACTCATCTTTTATCCTATGCTTTTTAAACTCCCTTAATTAGTTTTTAGCAGAGaattaataaatttctaaatGTCCAATGTTGTAAGACTATTGATCACTGTCTGACAAAGCATCAGATAAGTTGACTTTCGGGAAGAGGGCTGAAGGCCTTGTTCCCTGGGTCATTCTGGAACCTCCTGAAGCATGGCTTTATTATCCTTCAGTACTGTGCAgttcttatggtttcaggtcacaCATATTGTTCATTGTTCCCTTGGAGCTCTGTGGTCATGATTAATAGACTTTGACTCAAATCTGTGTCTGTGCATGGTTTCTCAGGATTCTCTACTTTGCCTTGCAGACATTCTTTCTTAGCATCTTGATGAGATCCCTAGGAAATAAGAACACTGTCCTCCTTGGCTTAGGCTTCCAGATGTTCCAGTTAGCCTGGTATGGGTTTGGATCTCAGGCTTGGTAAGTGTCCCCTGtggattctttttgttgttgtcttgtttttttgggacaaacctggtggtactcaggttattctaggctctgtgttcaggaatcactcctggcagacttgggaccatacgggatcctgggtctgctgcatgcaaggcaagtgcactattcactatgctatctatcactcaagcccctccCCTGTGGATTCTTGTGAATTAACAGATGCCTCTTTTAGAGTAGCTCAAAGTGATTggttatgatataaaataatttccattcATAAAGgattatctcttttttgtttttgtttttgttttgttttgttttgttttggattatggattttgggtcacacccggcagtgctcaggggttacttctgactctacgcacagaaatagctcctggaaggctcaggggaccgtctgagaagctgggattcaaaccactgtcctacatataaggcaaatatcctacctccatgctatctctccggccccaataaaggATTAtcttaagataataaaaataatcttaatttttataatacctgtcttgaagacaggcagggaatggggagaggtaggaaatggggagacaatgatggtgggaaagttgcactggtgaagaggaatTATtcggagccgggcggtggcgctaaaggtaaggtgcctgccttgcctgcgctagccttggacggaccgcggttcgatcccccggtgtcccatatggtcccccaagccaggagcaacttctgagcacatagccaggagtaacccctgagcgttaccgggtgtggcccaaaaaccaaaaacaaaacaaaacaaaaattagaggaattattcattttatggctgaaactcgaTGAGCATTTTTGTAACCCTTGtgctcaaataaattatttttttataaaagggtTCCATTAAAAAAAGGGGGTTCCATTAGaagatattggttttttttttttttgttattgttgtttatttgttttgtttttggaccacagcaggtgatgctcaagggttactttggctatgccctcagaaattgctcctggcttaggggtcgataaaggatgctggggtggcccaaagaccaaaacaacaacaacaaaacagtatGAAAGTTATTGTAAACTTTTTGATAGGGAAGTCAGGGGTGTTTTGGTCCTACCCAGGGTAgtttcctggctctattctcagagatTAATCCTTGCATTGCTCAAGATCTCTCTGATCCATGATCAACTTTTTAATTCTTGATATTAATTAGTGCTTCAGCAAATATTCTCTatgcatctttaaaaaaaataatcttaattttttataatcaaTATGTTAAAACTTTGAAATTTGAGAATATCAAATGCATTAAGGAGACAACATGGTTAGAGACAAAGGaatctgatcatttgccttaaggttcttttccaatgtcttctgctatatggagttgttctgcatttcatcttccagttcactgattctgtcctcggctgctgttaccctgttggagaggctttccatttaggttttcagttcagctatcgtgttcttcagatctgttatttaagtttggggttttctgatttctatctttgtgttctattcagctagagatgttttctttgatttccatgaggatcctccatatttctattctaaactcctgagagattaatcagatggttggtattttttgggtcatcagagctatcatttttattctctgtgcatggtatttgcctgcaagatttccccattgtcaggcttgtagtgtgatttttcttttcctgcatgttatggtggggttcattagttagagtGCGTGGCTGCGAAGCACTCTTCTGgaacctctaggagacagtttttgctgggcctttcttggccttctcaggagagtttcaggagacagaaaagaagaggagagggaggccggagagatagcacagtggcattttgccttgcaagcagccaatccaggacctaaggtggttggttctaatcccggtgtcccatatggtcccctgtgcctgccaggggctatttctgagcagatagccaggagtaacccctgagcaccactgggtgtggcccaaaaacaaaaaaaaaaaaagaaggaggaggaggaggagaggaagggaggaaagtagaggggaggagaagagacagaaacacacaaagacaacaggtcccctcagtctctcccagttggtaatctcactgCAGGGGCAGATCCTtcccacctgccttcacagacaaaggatctaCCTTTCTGCCAGGGCACCTCTGGTAGTgggttttcactcactcactcactcactcactcactcactcactcactcactcactcactcactcactcactcactcagtctttatTGGTCTTTCTACTTGGgcgcctctaggagacagtttttgctgggtccTTCTTGGTCCTCTCTGGAGAGTTTCAGGAAACAGAAGAGTGGAGAAACACACAAAGGCGACATGTCCCTCTGACTCTGCCAGTTGCTAATCTCACCGAGACAAAGGAATCTGAGAACTGGTTTGCAGAACTGAGCTGGGGTCTGGGCTTATCCTAAGACTATGGTGGGGGAAGCAGACTTTGGTAAAGAATTTGGAGTGGAATGTCATGACACGAAACCTGTTTAAGAGTACTTTACACACGGGGCGAGAGCGGTTGCACaagtggttcgatcctccggagtcccatacggtcccccaagccaggagcaatttctgagcacatagtggaAGTTAATCctgaagcatcaccaggtgtggcccaaaaacaaacaacaataacaacaaccaaaaaaaaaaaaaagagtactataCTCTTTAACAGTTCttcagttttgggttttttttaaatatttttaaaagacaacttTACTGTTTTAGAAAAGAGGGGCTAGATAATTTATTACTTATGGGGTGTGTTTTAATCTCACAAGGCTTTTCATGAgtcattacttttttgtttttgttttgggctcacacccagcaagcgttcagcagttattcctgactctgcactcagaagtctttcctggcaagcacggaggaccatatgggatgctggggatctaacccaggtccgtaCTGAgttgtccacttgcaaggcaaattttctactgctgtgctgttgctctggcccctcaggagtCTACTTAATTGAGTCAGACATCCtcctctcccagcctgccagtaaaGCTTTGTGGTTATTAAAACGTCCATTTTAGGGACTTCACATGATAGTCTTAAGATGTAAGCAAGACTTAAAACCTGCCTGATTATGGTGTATGACTAGTTGGGTGAGTGGACTTGAGCAGAAGGCATTTGAGTTAGATGAACACTGAGATAGCTTTCAGAATCACATGTGTCCTTAGGTACTTATTAATGCTAGAATGGTAGATGCCCGTAAGCAGAAATAAAGATCAAAATAGACCCTGTGGtacaagaagaaatcaaaagaaccCTAAGTACTGTTCTATTATGTGGtgagttttctttctctctgccaaGTTACCACATACCAAAgtcttcattttgcatttataaGCGTAAAATGGAATTTAGGGAGAAATATTTTAGTGGTCTGTGGTTGATTCTTCTTTATGATTTTAGTCCTATGAACTTTGGTTCAGGAGCAGATCAAATAAAATTCATGGCACATTTTTTTTCAGCCTGAGAAACTTGGTTTTCTTTAAGGATGTCAGCTAAACGATCTTGTGAGTGATAAACTCAGTGGGGACTGTCCTTTCCTCACAGTCATACTAATACACTGGTATACCTTGTGTTTtaagcaaagaacaaaaaaatctaaGTGTAGCCaaagagtacaacaggtagagtgctACCCAGATACAACCTCTtgtcattctatatggtcctctgagcacttctaggagtgatttctgagcacagagccaggaataacccctaagcatcatcttGTGGAGCCCCAAAGCAAAAGTCTGAAGGGAAGCAGGCTCATATTTTGAAAGTAtgatgtaaaaaattattttaaagtgttgttatttttgttttttgtgtttgggagagatagcatggaggtaaggcatttgtctttcatgcagaaggacagtggttcgaatcccggcatcccatatggtcccccaagcctgcaggagcgatttctgagcagagagccaagagtagcccctgagcggtGCAGggagtgacacccccccccccccaaaaaaagaaatctctcctggcaggctcggggaccatatgggttgccaggattcgaaccaccatccttcagcatctaagacaaatgctctaccactgtgacctctctccagcctctactttttaaagtatttttaaggagaaaaaaaataatacaaataaacatGAGAAAGCAAAGTGTTTGTGCCTCACTGTGCTAAACAGCAGCTTCTTGGATCTGGTGACCTCTTGACCATGGTCTGTCCTTTTATTGTAGGATGATGTGGGCAGCAGGCACAGTGGCTGCCTTGTCAAGCATCACTTTTCCAGCAGTCAGTGCCCTCGTCTCTCGGAATGCGGAGTCAGATCAGCaaggtgagtgcactctcctctGTTTTCTTCCTTCAGCAAAAAAGCTCCTGCCTAAAGCAGTGAAGCTGGGCCtagtgacagcacagaggtaggatgtttgtcttgcatgctgccgacccgggacaaaccaggagctatttctgagcaaagagccaggagtaacccctgagcacctctgggtatggcccaaaacaaaaccaaacaaaagcagTGAAGTTCTGAGGCTATTCTCATCAACAAGGGCTCTTCTCAACAATCATGCCTGCTTACTTTGCAAATAGGATGCTTCTGTTTTTCTTCCTGCTTGGATCTGATGTAACAAATGATCTTTTCACTcagttcttgagtgcagagccgagagttatccctgagcactagtTATGGCTTCCAAAAATAACTACGTTGTAAAGAGGATAGTCTTGAGTTAGGGAGATAGATCATGGGACTTGGTGCATGCTTTGCAGGGAGGAGGCCGCAGGTTCTTTCTGAATaccaccagggatagaacttctAAGCCAGCACTGACCTGTCAGACCTGTACTTCTGGACCTAGTACAGAGCTGCTGGGGCACCTGAGTGAAAAGATAATTTGTTTCATCGTTTTATTCATAACAGAAATTAGATATATGTTCAGTTTTTACTGTTATCACTTTAAGATCATGAATTTTCTGTGTTCTCTAGCTGTTGTAGCTCCCATGCTTGTCCTTAAGGATATGTGTGTCTGAGAGAAAGGGGAGTCAGTTGCTGATGGAAGATGAACATTGTGACAGCTAACAGATACTGTCTTGTCCTTGGGACATGAATCTTTGGCTTTTATTTATGCTTAGATATAAGAAAACATTCTACATATTGGTATTAAAAATTGTTAGAGCACTTTGTATTAGACTAAATTAGAGTTGATCACATTTGATTTGCAGAGAGGTCTATTTCTTGGAATTTTGGAATTCAGACTAGTTTTTTTATCTGCCAcaccagggttattcctggctctatgctcagaaattgcccccggcaggcacaggggaccatatgggatgccaggttttaaACTACTAAcattcagcatgaaaggcaaacaccttaccttcatgctatctttccgggccctgtaaaagcatctttaagggccagagcaatagcacagtggtaagatgttttgccttgcatgcagccaaaacaggatggatggtggtttgaatcgcaccatcccatatggtccccggagcctgccaggaggatttctgagcacagagccaggagtaactcctgagcaccaccaggtgtgacccaaaaaccaaaaccaaaacaaacaaaaaaagcatcttTAAATTAAAAGAGTCCATGCAAATTACCCTGTTAGATTAAACATAATAgaggcaaaacaaaaccaagaaagcaTTACTGAAGTGTGTAAAAAATCTGTTGGGCCAAGACCCTTACCAACTCCCTGTCCTAAACTTCAAGgtggggggccagtgaggtggcgctagaggtaaggtgtctgccttgccagcgctagccaaggaaggaccgtggacgatccggcgtcctatatggtccccccaagccaggggcaatttctgagcgcttagccaggagtaaaccctgagcatcaaacgggtgtgccccccccccaaaagacaaaaacaaaaacttcaaggTGGGTGCGTTGTGTTACAGTTTATAAGTAGTATTGTCTATCAGACCTTGGCATTCTTTTCTCAGAATACTAACTTTTCTCTGTTCTGATTTAGGAgttgctcaagggatcataaCTGGAATAAGGGGGCTCTGTAATGGCTTGGGGCCAGCACTGTATGGCTTTATTTTCTATCTGTTTCACGTTGAGCTGAATGAGTCGGAATCAGAAGTGAAGTCTGACAGTGCTACCCTGCAGGTAATTTGATGACAAGTCTAATTTTAGGACAGTGAATATGTTAGCTTACAGAAAAATCTTCTGGCATTAAGTTTGGAGAGTGGTTTTATTTGTCTAATATTAATCTTATTAAGTTTGATGTTTTGTGGTtattaaaatcatgtttgtaattccAAATCTGAAGTCAAAGATCAGTCAGAATCATTGttgatattcttattttttgctcTCATTAAGATGTCCTCCAGTGAAGCCCACActaagtcaaaaaaaaaagattaggtgATTGGGAATTGAGCTGAAGCGatctttttgcccttttttttagCATTCACTCCTTCCTCAAAGTGATATTTATAGAGTATATGTATTGTTACACAAAGATGAAATTAATATTTGTGTACAGAATGATGCTgcaccaaagcaatagtacagtgggtcgagtatttgcctcacacacatCCGACCaaagtttgatttttggcatctcatgatcccctaagcccactaggagtaattcctgagctcagaaacaaggagtgattactgagtaccaCAGAATGTTCCCCCTcaccaaataaaaaattgcatgatATGAAATCACAGGATTGTCAATGACGTTTGATTAAACTGGGCAGAAGTGATTAATTGCCTCCTCATTCTATATATTAGACTGTTAAACTTTGCCTTACTTCATAGTGAAACAATCTTGGAGATAATTCACTTTTCATGTTACGGTTTGGAGGGAAGGGGGTTATTATGAACTATTTTTAGGTTAACAAACACTAACCAAGTTCTTCATCTCCATTTGTTTCCCTTGTCACCAGGAAGCCATTGTCCCAGGGCCACCATTTTTATTTGGGGCATGTATAGTTCTTATGTCATTTCTGGTTGCCTTATTCATCCCTGAGTACAGTAAAGGCAGTGGAATCCAGAAACACAGCAACAGCATCAGCGGGAACCTGACCAACACCCCAGACCGGGGCAGTGATGAGGACATTGAGCCACTCCTGCAAGATAGCAGCATCTGGGAGCTCTCTTCCTTTGAAGAGCTTGGAAATCAGAGCACTGAACTCTGAACATAGCAGTTCAGAGAGCCGGGGAGGGCCACACCATACGCAAACTTTAATGGTGCTGAAGGAGAGAGGCTGGTGGCATCCTTCAGGGCCAAGTTTGAGAAGCAACCCTCTCCATCCATCTGCCTCATTCCCCTTCTTCTTCCGTTTCCTCTCTTCCAGTCTTTGTCTTTCAGTTGTCATGTTAGAGCAAACTAAGATTTGAAAAACTTTTTGCAACTGATATTAAACTCTCAAAGTTATCTGGAGTCCAACTTtgaaaacacaatagaaaaagtCATATCTCCAGTAGAAATGATGACTTTTCCTTATTAACTCAGGATTTAGGGtaacctcccatttccttttcaatAGAAGGTTCAGCTTGACAGCAGGGTGGCCAACTCTGTCTAAACTTGAGATAAAGATTCCCTTCTTAGCATCTCTTTTACTGTTCCTGAACTGTCTGCTTAGTCTTTGGGTCGCTGATTCAGAGTCACTCCACGTCAGGGATCTTTTGCCTTTGTCACAGGTCAAATAAAGGCCTACTTGGAATCTCTTTACTTCCTGTTCCTGGTTAGAGTAAAATTCAGTCTGTACACCTCTAGTCATTAGTAATATTGGCTAGTGCTGACCTTTGTCAGATGaagaaacatttttgttaaaatttcaaatttgtgggctgaagaaatagtacagtaggtagggtgcttgccttacacgtggctgacccaggtttaatctctgggaCCCTAAGGTCCCCCCCAAACCCACTGGGaggattcctgaatgtagagctaggagtaaaatcCGAGCACCGCCAGATTTGGCCTCAAAGCGCTTTTCCTTCaccccccaattttaaattgagtAGGAGTCATTTAAATTCCTGAATCTGTTGTTTTGGTTGGAGCTACGCATTTGAATGGCAATAGAAATTGGAAGATGCGAGTTAAGTCAGTTTTGAATTTCCTAAAGATGAATGTCATTGGTGATTGTGTAGTCTGTATCCAAGTTCAGATGCATCAttgctcttctctccttcctgcgtttcatatcccttttttttttcacctcacCCCTGCCTTAACTGCTCTGTAGTATGTTTGTAGCGGgtctt includes:
- the MFSD14B gene encoding hippocampus abundant transcript-like protein 1 translates to MEREEKAASARDPEGDAMPEKRAGAQAAGGGASPQGVGRPSVYHAAIVIFLEFFAWGLLTTPMLTVLRETFPQHTFLMNGLIQGVKGLLSFLSAPLIGALSDVWGRKPFLLGTVFFTCFPIPLMRISPWWYFAMISVSGVFSVTFSVIFAYVADVTQEHERSTAYGWVSATFAASLVSSPAIGAYLSANYGDSLVVLVATVVALVDICFILLAVPESLPEKMRPLSWGAQISWKQADPFASLKKVGKDSTVLLICITVFLSYLPEAGQYSSFFLYLRQVIGFGSVKIAAFIAMVGILSIVAQTFFLSILMRSLGNKNTVLLGLGFQMFQLAWYGFGSQAWMMWAAGTVAALSSITFPAVSALVSRNAESDQQGVAQGIITGIRGLCNGLGPALYGFIFYLFHVELNESESEVKSDSATLQEAIVPGPPFLFGACIVLMSFLVALFIPEYSKGSGIQKHSNSISGNLTNTPDRGSDEDIEPLLQDSSIWELSSFEELGNQSTEL